The following are from one region of the Rosettibacter firmus genome:
- a CDS encoding slipin family protein — MGPENITVTFIIIMFVIIILASAIRILREYERGVIFRLGRLIPTKGPGLIFLIPIVDRMVRVSLRVVAMEVPPQDVITKDNISIKVSAVVYFRVIDAAKAVVEVENYLYATSQLAQTTLRSMLGQSELDELLTERDKINRHLQETIDTHTAPWGIKVSLVEVKNVDLPVEMQRAIARQAEAERERRAKVIHAEGEYQAAQRLADASNIISSSPYALQLRFLQTLIEVAAEKNSTTIFPVPIDLFKPFLDLMEKAKKEK, encoded by the coding sequence ATGGGACCAGAAAATATAACTGTTACTTTTATAATAATAATGTTTGTAATTATCATACTAGCAAGTGCAATCAGAATTTTACGAGAATATGAACGCGGTGTAATTTTTAGATTAGGAAGATTAATTCCAACTAAAGGTCCAGGATTAATTTTCTTAATTCCTATTGTAGATAGAATGGTTCGTGTAAGCTTAAGAGTTGTTGCAATGGAAGTTCCACCACAGGATGTTATTACAAAAGATAATATTTCTATTAAAGTAAGTGCTGTTGTTTATTTTAGAGTTATCGATGCTGCAAAGGCTGTTGTTGAAGTTGAAAATTATTTATATGCAACTTCACAACTTGCACAAACCACATTAAGAAGTATGCTGGGTCAATCTGAACTTGATGAACTTTTAACTGAACGAGACAAAATTAATAGACATTTACAAGAAACTATTGATACTCACACTGCACCATGGGGTATTAAAGTTTCTCTTGTAGAAGTAAAGAATGTTGATTTACCAGTTGAAATGCAGAGAGCTATTGCACGTCAGGCAGAAGCAGAAAGAGAAAGAAGAGCAAAAGTTATTCACGCTGAAGGTGAATATCAGGCTGCTCAGCGTCTTGCAGATGCATCGAATATAATAAGCAGTTCACCTTATGCATTACAATTAAGATTCTTACAAACATTAATAGAAGTTGCAGCAGAAAAAAATTCTACAACAATCTTTCCTGTTCCAATTGATTTGTTTAAACCATTTTTAGATTTAATGGAGAAAGCAAAGAAAGAAAAATGA
- a CDS encoding NfeD family protein, with protein MKIVLFILLFLSFLDTSNSPSKIFVIKIDGTINPVAASYIHDSIEKAIEENAECLIIELNTPGGLLKSTRLIVSDLLSSEIPIVVYVYPSGAQAASAGVFITLASHIAAMAHGTNIGAAHPVMMSEGGAQNKKDSTDVMMEKATNDAAAFIRSIAEKRNRNVSWAEKAVRQSLSLSETEALKENVIDLIAKNLDSLIIQLDGKKVETAKGIKTINTKNANLHFIEMSIIQKILDIVSDPNVAYILLMIGIYGLIFELSNPGSILPGIVGVICLVLAFYSLHTLPINYAGLGLILFAILLFIAEIKVVSHGLLTAGGIISFVIGSLMLINTDISNDFLNISLTVIITVTILTALFFAFALGKGISAQKMKPTTGTEGMIGEVGKALSKISSDSGGQILLHGEIWFATCKGDEINEGEPVKVIARKDLNLIVEKFIENNNK; from the coding sequence ATGAAAATAGTTTTGTTCATATTACTCTTTCTATCATTTTTAGATACTTCAAATTCACCTTCCAAAATTTTTGTTATTAAAATTGATGGGACTATAAATCCAGTTGCAGCAAGTTACATTCACGATTCTATTGAAAAAGCAATAGAAGAAAATGCAGAATGCTTGATAATCGAATTAAATACTCCCGGTGGATTACTTAAATCAACAAGATTAATTGTTAGCGATTTACTTTCTTCTGAAATTCCAATCGTAGTTTATGTCTATCCTTCCGGTGCACAAGCAGCATCTGCCGGTGTATTTATAACTCTTGCATCTCATATAGCTGCTATGGCTCATGGAACAAACATTGGTGCTGCTCATCCCGTTATGATGAGTGAAGGTGGTGCACAAAATAAAAAAGATAGTACCGATGTAATGATGGAAAAAGCTACTAATGATGCAGCTGCATTTATTAGAAGTATTGCTGAAAAAAGAAATAGAAATGTCAGCTGGGCAGAAAAAGCTGTTCGTCAAAGTCTTTCTTTATCAGAAACAGAAGCATTAAAAGAGAACGTAATTGATTTGATTGCAAAAAATCTCGATAGCCTTATCATTCAACTCGATGGTAAAAAAGTTGAAACTGCAAAAGGTATTAAAACAATTAATACTAAAAATGCAAATCTGCATTTTATCGAAATGAGTATTATTCAAAAAATTCTTGATATCGTAAGCGATCCAAATGTTGCTTATATTTTATTGATGATTGGAATATATGGATTAATTTTCGAATTAAGTAATCCTGGCTCAATTCTTCCTGGAATTGTTGGAGTTATTTGTCTTGTGCTTGCTTTCTATTCTCTTCATACTCTACCAATTAATTATGCTGGATTGGGATTAATACTTTTTGCAATACTACTTTTTATTGCAGAAATAAAAGTTGTAAGTCATGGCTTATTAACTGCAGGTGGAATCATTTCTTTTGTTATAGGTTCTTTAATGCTCATAAATACAGATATTTCTAATGACTTTTTGAATATTTCTTTAACTGTAATAATTACAGTAACAATTTTAACCGCATTGTTTTTTGCATTCGCACTTGGCAAAGGAATCTCTGCACAAAAAATGAAACCGACTACAGGTACCGAAGGAATGATAGGTGAAGTTGGGAAAGCATTATCGAAAATAAGTTCTGATTCTGGTGGACAAATACTTCTTCATGGCGAAATCTGGTTTGCAACATGCAAGGGAGATGAAATTAACGAAGGAGAACCTGTCAAAGTAATTGCAAGAAAAGATTTGAATTTAATAGTCGAAAAATTTATAGAAAATAATAACAAATAG
- a CDS encoding class II fructose-bisphosphate aldolase: MIHYKELGLVNSKELFQKAVKGGYAIPAFNFNNLEQLQAIISACVETRSPVILQVSSGARKYANQTLLKHLAKGAVEYAHELGYDIPIVLHLDHGDSFELCKSCIESGFSSVMIDGSHLPYDQNVELTRKVVDFAHQYDVSVEGELGVLAGIEDEVSSEVTHYTKPEEVEDFVSKTGVDSLAISIGTSHGANKFKPEQCTRTEDGILIPPPLRFDILEEIERRIPGFPIVLHGASSVPVELVRTINSYGGKLKDAVGIPEDQLRRAAASAVCKINIDSDGRLAMTASVRKTLAENPAEFDPRKYLGPAREALKELYKHKIINVLGSANKA, encoded by the coding sequence ATGATACATTACAAAGAATTAGGATTGGTAAACTCAAAAGAATTATTTCAAAAAGCAGTGAAAGGCGGATATGCAATACCGGCTTTCAATTTTAATAATCTTGAACAATTACAGGCAATAATTAGTGCCTGTGTAGAAACAAGATCTCCTGTTATTCTTCAAGTATCGAGTGGTGCTCGAAAGTATGCTAATCAAACTTTATTAAAACATCTTGCAAAGGGCGCAGTAGAATATGCTCACGAATTGGGATATGATATTCCAATAGTTCTTCATCTGGATCATGGCGATAGCTTTGAACTATGTAAATCGTGTATTGAATCAGGATTTTCTTCTGTGATGATTGATGGTTCTCACTTACCATATGATCAGAATGTTGAACTCACACGTAAGGTTGTTGATTTTGCTCATCAATACGATGTGAGTGTAGAAGGAGAATTGGGCGTTCTTGCAGGAATTGAGGATGAAGTCTCCAGCGAAGTAACTCATTATACCAAACCAGAAGAAGTAGAAGATTTTGTTAGTAAAACAGGAGTTGACTCGCTTGCAATTTCAATAGGGACATCTCATGGTGCAAATAAATTTAAACCAGAGCAATGCACAAGAACAGAAGATGGAATTTTAATTCCACCACCACTTAGATTTGATATACTTGAAGAAATAGAAAGAAGAATACCTGGATTTCCAATTGTTCTACATGGTGCATCTTCTGTTCCGGTAGAATTAGTTAGAACAATTAATAGTTATGGCGGAAAATTAAAAGATGCAGTAGGAATTCCAGAGGATCAATTACGTAGAGCAGCTGCTTCTGCTGTATGCAAGATTAATATTGATTCTGATGGTAGACTTGCAATGACTGCATCAGTAAGAAAAACACTTGCAGAAAATCCAGCAGAATTTGACCCAAGAAAATATCTTGGTCCAGCCCGCGAAGCATTAAAAGAACTCTATAAGCATAAAATTATTAATGTGCTTGGTAGTGCTAATAAAGCATAA
- a CDS encoding c-type cytochrome, translated as MTNAQKWLAAFLGLFIFLFLLGRVTNKKEEIPYKDNTYTEKTLQSNEEKDGLQLIRESGCTSCHGQNLEGSNIAPALVNLKEYWGRDNLINYLRNPSSFSNERMKEYRMKYKNIIMPSYNNLDVKDLGKIADYLLTR; from the coding sequence ATGACTAATGCTCAAAAATGGCTTGCTGCTTTTTTAGGCTTGTTTATTTTTCTTTTTTTACTGGGAAGAGTCACAAATAAAAAAGAAGAAATTCCATATAAAGATAATACATACACAGAAAAAACTTTGCAATCAAACGAAGAAAAAGATGGATTGCAATTAATTAGAGAAAGTGGTTGCACTTCCTGTCATGGTCAGAATCTCGAAGGAAGCAATATTGCTCCCGCACTTGTAAATTTAAAAGAGTATTGGGGAAGAGATAATTTAATTAATTACCTTCGAAATCCTTCTTCTTTTAGTAATGAAAGAATGAAAGAATATAGAATGAAATATAAAAATATAATTATGCCATCTTACAACAATTTAGATGTAAAGGACTTAGGTAAGATAGCAGATTATTTGCTCACGAGATAA
- the dnaN gene encoding DNA polymerase III subunit beta: MEFKVNSKELEKHLSKIIPAIPTRTPMKILENFLIEIKDGLMTIYATDLEISLKTFLNVVSDDNLKIVVPARMLYDIVKSLHDTTLHFQLQPNKKINLLTDKGKYSLSYLEPEDYPEIQTINGESASEINEITINGEELRSSIERTAFAISKEEIRPAMTGTLFDFSEDGLRFVTTDGHRLVNLLIKNIKSPIKKQYVVPERAVSVLTKILDERDVKVFFANAYVSFRLSDIELIARLISHKYPDYESVIPLENEFMLKVNSKELNESVKRMMLFTTSTTRKVKFNLNKEVIEISAEDIDLGASGEEKVQCEYNGEPMEIGFNSQYMNDILNHLSDYEDIIFKLHSPTKAVIIEPAEKKENVDLMMLLMPVRLNV, encoded by the coding sequence ATGGAATTTAAAGTAAACAGTAAAGAGTTAGAAAAACATCTTAGTAAAATCATACCTGCAATTCCCACAAGAACTCCAATGAAAATTTTAGAGAACTTTCTTATAGAAATTAAAGATGGCCTGATGACTATTTATGCTACAGATCTGGAAATATCACTAAAAACTTTTTTAAATGTTGTATCGGATGATAATTTAAAAATTGTTGTTCCTGCAAGAATGTTGTACGATATAGTTAAATCACTTCACGATACTACTTTACATTTTCAACTACAACCAAATAAAAAGATTAATTTATTAACAGATAAAGGAAAATACTCTTTAAGTTACTTAGAACCAGAAGATTATCCAGAAATACAAACAATTAATGGAGAAAGTGCATCAGAAATTAATGAAATAACCATAAATGGAGAAGAGTTAAGAAGTTCTATAGAAAGAACCGCATTTGCAATAAGCAAAGAAGAAATAAGACCAGCAATGACTGGGACACTATTTGATTTTTCAGAAGATGGATTGAGATTTGTTACAACTGATGGACATCGTCTTGTTAATCTTTTAATTAAAAACATAAAATCACCTATTAAAAAGCAATATGTAGTTCCAGAAAGAGCAGTAAGTGTATTAACAAAAATATTGGACGAGAGAGATGTTAAAGTATTTTTTGCTAATGCTTATGTATCTTTTCGATTAAGTGATATTGAACTTATTGCAAGACTTATTTCACATAAATATCCAGACTATGAAAGTGTTATTCCCTTAGAAAACGAGTTTATGCTTAAAGTGAATTCTAAAGAATTGAATGAGTCTGTTAAAAGAATGATGTTATTTACTACTTCCACAACACGAAAAGTAAAATTCAATTTAAATAAGGAAGTAATAGAAATTTCTGCAGAAGATATTGATTTAGGTGCATCAGGTGAAGAAAAAGTTCAATGTGAATACAATGGTGAACCAATGGAAATAGGTTTCAATTCCCAATATATGAACGATATATTAAATCATCTTTCAGATTATGAAGATATAATATTCAAACTACATTCTCCAACAAAAGCAGTAATCATAGAGCCGGCAGAAAAAAAAGAAAATGTAGATCTAATGATGTTGCTTATGCCGGTTAGATTAAACGTATAA
- the amrB gene encoding AmmeMemoRadiSam system protein B yields MKKFLYLLLFMIAFFSCNAKSTTEIDSTRYPVFAGQFYSNDSTVLKSQIETFLNNSKPKTVDSVVAIIVPHAGYIYSGQIAADAFNQIRNNEYDLIVILGTNHTTPNFNNISVYPAGSFVTPIGSLKIDNASANELLKKDPEITTNLAVHAKEHSIEVQLPFIKYLFPNTKILPVIVGSSNIQLCCKFGKSLADILHNKKALIIASSDFSHYPDFDNAINVDNTTLKAITQLNPEVILKTINKQLEKRIPQLATCACGEAPIIAAICIAKELGAKSAKVISYSNSGYNPVGSTDRVVSYSAVAITKEKAYTFYDVDTLVVDNKYKLTLSDKKFLLKYARKTLEQYFLNQTVPLPRNMNQKLKIKRGAFVTLKKLGQLRGCIGHMIEDTPLCTVVGAMALQAAFNDTRFRPLTKEELNQIEIEISVLTPFTKIKSADDIVLGRDGVIVKKGNKQAVFLPQVATETGWSKEEFLNQLCYKAGLNAYDWKNAELFTFQAEIFSEKDFE; encoded by the coding sequence ATGAAAAAGTTTCTTTATCTTTTACTTTTTATGATAGCATTTTTTTCCTGTAATGCTAAAAGTACAACAGAAATTGATTCAACTCGATATCCGGTCTTTGCCGGTCAGTTTTATTCAAATGATTCCACTGTGCTGAAATCACAAATAGAAACTTTTCTTAACAATTCAAAACCAAAAACTGTGGATAGTGTGGTCGCAATTATAGTTCCTCATGCAGGTTATATTTATTCTGGACAAATTGCAGCCGATGCATTTAATCAGATTAGAAATAATGAATATGATCTTATTGTAATATTAGGAACAAATCATACTACTCCTAATTTTAATAATATTTCTGTTTATCCAGCTGGTTCATTTGTTACTCCAATAGGTTCATTAAAAATTGATAACGCTTCAGCAAACGAATTATTAAAAAAAGATCCTGAGATTACTACAAATCTTGCTGTACATGCAAAAGAACATTCAATCGAAGTTCAATTGCCTTTTATAAAATATTTATTTCCGAATACAAAAATTCTTCCAGTAATAGTTGGTTCTTCGAATATTCAACTGTGCTGTAAATTTGGAAAATCATTAGCAGACATTCTCCATAATAAAAAAGCATTAATTATTGCCAGTTCAGATTTTTCTCACTATCCAGATTTCGACAATGCAATAAACGTTGACAATACTACATTGAAAGCTATCACACAATTAAATCCAGAAGTGATACTAAAAACAATAAATAAACAATTAGAAAAGAGAATTCCACAACTTGCTACCTGTGCTTGTGGCGAAGCACCAATTATTGCTGCAATTTGCATAGCAAAAGAATTAGGTGCTAAAAGTGCAAAAGTTATCAGTTATTCAAACTCTGGATATAATCCTGTGGGGAGTACAGATAGGGTTGTTAGTTACTCGGCTGTTGCTATTACAAAAGAAAAAGCTTATACGTTTTATGATGTAGATACACTTGTTGTTGATAATAAATATAAACTAACTCTATCTGATAAAAAATTTCTATTAAAATATGCACGAAAAACACTTGAGCAATATTTTCTAAATCAAACTGTCCCACTGCCTAGAAATATGAATCAAAAACTAAAAATTAAACGTGGTGCTTTTGTTACATTAAAAAAACTTGGACAGTTACGTGGATGTATCGGTCATATGATAGAAGATACTCCACTTTGTACTGTTGTTGGTGCTATGGCTCTTCAGGCTGCATTTAATGATACAAGATTCAGACCACTAACAAAAGAAGAATTAAACCAGATAGAAATCGAAATATCTGTGCTAACTCCTTTCACAAAAATTAAAAGTGCCGATGATATTGTTTTAGGACGAGATGGTGTAATTGTTAAAAAAGGAAACAAACAGGCAGTCTTTCTTCCTCAAGTAGCTACAGAAACTGGCTGGTCAAAAGAAGAATTTTTAAATCAACTCTGTTATAAAGCAGGATTAAATGCATACGACTGGAAAAATGCTGAGCTTTTCACTTTTCAAGCAGAAATCTTTAGTGAAAAAGATTTTGAATGA
- the dnaA gene encoding chromosomal replication initiator protein DnaA, which produces MEINQKTEQVKNAKDIWKECLNIIKDNVPYITYNTWFLPIKPFEIEDNTLKIFVPNNFFIEWIEEHYNTLINKTINQVLGSDGKLVYIVLDENDESSVINEIKETTTSNNHQKEVNGNQRNYETFLNPRYTFENFIKGEGNQLARAAAYAIAENPGQTSFNPLFIYGGVGLGKTHLMHAIGNKILEKTPDKRVIYISSDAFTVEFVESIQSDKVNEFSSFYKSMDVLIIDDIQFLVGKEKTLDLFFQIFNTLHQNGKQIVLSSDKPPKELKGLNERLISRFSWGLTADIQPPDFETRVAILKNKSENFGINLSNEILEYIAYNITSNIRELEGCLIKLLATSSLNSREIDFELVKKVVKEVSTNKQVNISIDYITKIVCEHFKVDENKVREKNRRKEVVIARQIAMYLSKLLTKSSLKTIGLHFGGRDHSTVIHAFNSVEDLIKSDNTIKETVEYLKNKIELSST; this is translated from the coding sequence ATGGAGATTAATCAGAAAACAGAACAAGTTAAAAACGCAAAAGATATCTGGAAAGAATGCTTAAATATTATTAAAGACAATGTTCCATACATCACTTATAACACCTGGTTCTTACCAATTAAACCTTTTGAAATAGAAGATAACACATTAAAAATCTTTGTCCCAAACAATTTCTTCATTGAATGGATTGAAGAACATTATAATACCTTAATTAACAAAACGATTAATCAGGTTCTGGGAAGTGATGGAAAGCTTGTTTACATCGTTCTTGATGAAAATGATGAATCTTCTGTTATTAATGAAATAAAAGAAACAACAACTTCTAATAATCATCAAAAAGAAGTAAATGGTAATCAAAGAAATTATGAAACTTTTTTAAATCCCAGATATACTTTTGAAAATTTTATTAAAGGAGAAGGAAATCAGTTAGCTCGTGCTGCTGCTTATGCTATAGCAGAAAATCCTGGACAAACATCTTTCAATCCCCTTTTTATTTATGGAGGTGTGGGACTTGGTAAAACACATCTAATGCATGCAATTGGAAATAAAATTCTGGAAAAAACTCCAGATAAAAGAGTAATCTATATTTCTTCTGATGCATTTACTGTTGAATTCGTAGAATCTATTCAGAGCGATAAGGTTAATGAGTTCTCAAGTTTTTATAAAAGTATGGATGTTTTAATTATTGATGATATTCAATTTCTTGTAGGTAAAGAAAAAACTCTCGATCTTTTCTTTCAAATATTTAATACCTTACACCAGAATGGTAAACAGATTGTCCTTTCAAGCGATAAACCACCAAAAGAATTAAAAGGTTTGAACGAAAGACTTATATCTCGTTTTTCTTGGGGACTTACAGCAGATATTCAACCACCAGATTTTGAAACTCGTGTTGCTATTCTTAAAAACAAAAGTGAAAATTTTGGAATCAACCTATCTAACGAAATACTCGAATACATTGCATATAACATAACTTCTAACATTCGTGAACTGGAAGGTTGTTTAATTAAATTATTAGCCACTTCTTCTTTAAACTCCAGAGAAATTGATTTTGAATTGGTTAAAAAAGTTGTTAAAGAAGTTTCTACAAATAAGCAGGTAAATATTTCTATCGATTATATCACTAAGATAGTTTGCGAACATTTCAAAGTAGATGAAAATAAAGTAAGAGAAAAAAACAGAAGAAAAGAAGTTGTAATTGCTCGACAAATTGCCATGTACCTATCTAAATTGCTAACAAAATCTTCACTTAAAACTATTGGCTTACATTTCGGTGGACGAGATCATTCCACTGTGATTCATGCCTTTAACAGTGTAGAAGATTTAATCAAATCAGATAATACTATTAAAGAAACTGTTGAATACTTAAAAAATAAAATAGAATTATCTTCAACATAA
- the recF gene encoding DNA replication/repair protein RecF (All proteins in this family for which functions are known are DNA-binding proteins that assist the filamentation of RecA onto DNA for the initiation of recombination or recombinational repair.), which yields MVLKQIELQNFRLHKDTSINFSDKLNLIVGGNGQGKTTILEAIYYLCTTKNIHLAPDSEVITYEEINFGVEGKFLDLTEDRVRLIYDLQKNKKTIFLNEKQISSAVEIIGKFPVVSLTQTDHSITQGAPAVRRKFVDSIISQVSQTYLKTLLEYSKILKQRSLILNQMKENKNINLFHQLDAWTELLITKGTSIIEQRKKFVVEFNAFLKEAFKHIMNEEIPEMAYITQINTEDNLENNYRGEIEKLREEEIRKGMNLLGPHRDEFVFFLNGKELKKFGSQGQHKTFLIALRFAQFFYIKEKTSKAPIFLMDDIFGELDKKRAEKISNYIPEIGQAFITMTDLTRKEEIGNSSDYLLIKVENGKAKIIN from the coding sequence ATGGTTCTTAAACAAATTGAGTTACAAAATTTCAGACTTCACAAAGATACTTCAATTAATTTCTCTGATAAATTGAATCTAATAGTTGGAGGAAATGGACAGGGAAAGACAACGATACTGGAAGCAATATATTATTTATGTACAACAAAAAATATTCATCTTGCACCAGATAGTGAAGTAATAACATATGAGGAAATTAACTTTGGAGTAGAAGGAAAATTCTTAGATTTAACAGAAGATAGAGTTCGTTTGATATATGATTTACAAAAAAATAAAAAGACTATATTTCTAAACGAAAAACAAATAAGCTCAGCAGTTGAAATTATTGGTAAATTCCCAGTAGTTTCTCTAACACAAACAGACCACTCTATTACACAGGGAGCACCAGCAGTAAGAAGAAAATTTGTTGATTCTATTATTTCTCAGGTAAGTCAAACTTACTTAAAAACACTTTTAGAATATTCAAAGATTTTAAAACAACGCTCTCTAATATTAAATCAAATGAAAGAGAATAAGAATATTAATTTATTTCATCAATTAGATGCATGGACTGAATTATTAATTACAAAAGGAACTTCAATAATAGAACAAAGAAAAAAGTTTGTTGTAGAATTTAATGCTTTTCTTAAAGAGGCATTTAAACACATAATGAACGAAGAGATTCCAGAAATGGCATATATAACACAAATCAACACTGAGGATAATCTTGAAAATAATTATAGAGGAGAAATAGAAAAATTAAGAGAAGAAGAGATACGCAAAGGAATGAATTTATTAGGACCACATAGAGATGAATTTGTTTTTTTTCTAAATGGTAAAGAATTAAAAAAATTTGGTTCTCAGGGACAACATAAAACTTTTCTGATAGCATTAAGATTTGCCCAGTTTTTTTATATAAAAGAGAAAACTTCTAAAGCTCCCATCTTTCTTATGGATGATATTTTTGGAGAATTAGATAAAAAAAGAGCAGAAAAAATTAGTAATTATATACCTGAAATTGGACAGGCGTTCATTACAATGACAGACCTTACAAGAAAAGAGGAAATTGGGAACTCAAGTGATTATTTATTAATAAAAGTAGAAAATGGGAAAGCGAAAATCATTAATTAG
- a CDS encoding DUF721 domain-containing protein: MGKRKSLISFKSISDIIQTEKEFEKIREIAENYNVVEEFDNIFPELKEIAKAKKVDKQTLYLKVENAVWKSELNFQKKVLINKINKFFGKEVIKTIKFL, from the coding sequence ATGGGAAAGCGAAAATCATTAATTAGTTTTAAAAGTATTAGTGACATAATACAAACAGAAAAGGAATTTGAAAAGATTAGAGAAATAGCGGAGAACTATAACGTAGTTGAAGAGTTTGATAACATTTTTCCGGAATTAAAAGAAATAGCAAAAGCAAAAAAAGTAGATAAGCAAACTCTCTACCTAAAAGTAGAGAATGCAGTATGGAAAAGTGAACTGAATTTCCAAAAAAAAGTTTTAATTAATAAAATCAATAAATTTTTTGGCAAAGAAGTTATAAAGACAATTAAATTTTTATAA
- the amrS gene encoding AmmeMemoRadiSam system radical SAM enzyme — translation MITRNLSRRKFIETGILLSSAYAFISAFPEELLAFINNKLQSDYQKELYKYSPVARYWISTETKNVNCQSCHSLNQISGIEQYDHKEKIIKCLLCAQGCIIKEGKRGKCRARININGKLKSLVYGRPVSIHIDPIEKKPFYHFLPGSLAFSLATAGCPLSCQFCQNWEISQAKPEDFQVNYVPPENIVNSSYSQHVPVIAFTYNEPTVFTEYLIDIAKLAKRKNIRCVLISCGFMNEEPLKEMCEVLDAIKIDLKGFSEEFYRKVSAAELKPVLRSIKQVAKSKTHLEIVNLVVPTLNDSDKMLNDLCNWIVNEVGPDVPVHFTRFHPDYKLLNLPPTPISTLERARNIAMSKGIHYAFIGNVPGHPGNSTYCPNCKKIVIKRTGMFTTEINLKNGRCEYCNYKISGVWK, via the coding sequence ATGATAACCCGAAATTTATCGCGCAGAAAATTCATTGAAACAGGAATTTTGTTAAGCAGTGCGTATGCTTTCATTTCCGCTTTTCCAGAAGAGTTGCTTGCATTTATAAATAATAAATTACAATCAGATTACCAAAAAGAACTTTATAAATATTCACCTGTTGCTCGTTACTGGATTTCAACAGAGACAAAAAATGTTAATTGTCAATCCTGCCATTCATTAAATCAAATTTCCGGGATCGAACAATATGATCACAAAGAAAAAATTATTAAATGTTTATTATGTGCTCAGGGTTGTATAATTAAAGAAGGAAAACGTGGAAAATGCCGTGCAAGAATTAATATAAATGGAAAATTAAAAAGTCTTGTTTACGGGAGACCTGTTTCTATTCATATTGATCCAATTGAGAAAAAACCTTTTTATCATTTTCTACCTGGAAGTCTGGCTTTCTCATTAGCAACAGCGGGATGTCCATTATCATGTCAGTTCTGTCAGAACTGGGAAATTTCTCAGGCCAAACCAGAAGATTTTCAAGTAAATTATGTTCCACCAGAAAATATTGTTAATTCTTCTTATTCTCAACATGTACCAGTAATAGCATTCACATATAATGAACCAACAGTCTTTACAGAATATTTAATCGACATTGCTAAACTTGCAAAAAGGAAAAATATAAGATGTGTTTTAATTAGCTGTGGTTTTATGAACGAAGAGCCATTAAAAGAAATGTGTGAAGTTCTTGATGCTATTAAAATTGATTTGAAAGGATTTAGTGAAGAATTTTATCGAAAAGTATCTGCTGCCGAATTAAAACCTGTTTTAAGAAGCATTAAACAAGTAGCTAAAAGTAAAACTCATCTTGAAATTGTAAATCTTGTTGTTCCAACATTAAATGATTCAGATAAAATGCTAAATGATCTTTGCAACTGGATTGTAAACGAAGTTGGTCCAGATGTTCCAGTACATTTTACAAGATTTCATCCAGATTATAAATTGCTCAATCTTCCTCCAACTCCAATTTCAACTTTAGAACGCGCACGAAATATTGCAATGTCTAAAGGAATTCATTATGCTTTTATTGGTAATGTGCCGGGTCATCCGGGTAATTCAACATATTGTCCAAATTGTAAAAAAATTGTAATTAAAAGAACAGGAATGTTTACAACAGAAATAAACTTAAAGAATGGTAGATGTGAATATTGCAATTATAAAATTTCTGGAGTATGGAAATAA